The following are encoded in a window of Carya illinoinensis cultivar Pawnee chromosome 15, C.illinoinensisPawnee_v1, whole genome shotgun sequence genomic DNA:
- the LOC122296987 gene encoding disease resistance protein RUN1-like, protein MALSTISSYSSSSSVTSPWLYDVFWSFRGEDTRDIFTAHLYHALTQKGIPTYLDEDELRRGDEISPALFQAIEGSRIFIIILSKNYASSTWCLDELLKMLDQSKKSKQQRVLPVFYHVDPSDIRHQRESFGEALAKHAEKLNVDNKKLQLWKAALQEVANLSGYPLIRNGNESEFIETIVQDVSRMANDHLYLHVAEHPVGLKPHVENVKLCLSVGTKDIRMIGIFGVGGIGKTTLAKAIYNSIAFEFEASCFLLIDSDTWNQVNRLVQLQNTLLSKLVGECRSLKVDNIDMGINMIKRRLHSKRVLLILDGIDHSDQLKVLVGTRNWFGKGSRIIITTRDQHLLTAQGVDSTYEMMGLNQDDAFHLFCWQAFKSEKPVDGYGEFVEQIINYAGRLPLVLTVLGSDLYGRIKKEWESALDQYRKIHHQDIQKILQTSYDRLSENEKNVFLDIACFFNGQQLYIVTWMLDSFGSDPNFSIPRLREKSLISEFHGILRMHNLLQDMDREIV, encoded by the exons ATGGCCTTATCTACAATCTCTTCTTATTCATCCTCTTCTTCAGTCACCTCTCCATGGCTCTACGATGTGTTCTGGAGCTTTAGAGGAGAAGATACCCGAGATATTTTTACTGCCCATCTCTACCATGCTTTGACTCAAAAGGGAATCCCCACCTACTTAGATGAGGATGAGCTTAGGCGAGGTGATGAAATTTCACCTGCACTTTTCCAAGCTATAGAAGGTTCAAGAATTTTCATCATTATACtttcaaaaaattatgcatCGTCAACATGGTGTTTGGATGAGTTATTGAAGATGCTTGATCAAAGTAAAAAATCAAAGCAACAAAGAGTTCTACCTGTGTTTTACCATGTAGATCCATCTGATATACGCCATCAAAGAGAGAGTTTTGGGGAAGCATTGGCTAAACATGCTGAGAAATTGAATGTAGATAACAAGAAGTTGCAGCTGTGGAAGGCAGCCCTTCAAGAAGTTGCCAATTTGTCCGGATACCCTCTTATCAGAAATGG GAATGAATCAGAATTCATTGAAACGATCGTTCAAGATGTCTCAAGAATGGCAAATGATCATTTATATTTACATGTTGCTGAGCATCCCGTTGGATTAAAACctcatgtagaaaatgtcaaattgtGTTTAAGCGTTGGAACGAAAGACATACGAATGATAGGAATTTTTGGAGTTGGAGGAATTGGTAAGACAACTCTAGCCAAAGCAATTTATAACTCGATTGCTTTTGAATTTGAAGCTAGTTGTTTTCTTCTAATTGATAGCGACACTTGGAATCAAGTGAATCGTTTGGTCCAATTGCAAAATACACTTCTTTCTAAGCTTGTAGGAGAGTGTAGAAGTTTGAAGGTTGACAATATTGATATGGGAATCAATATGATAAAGCGTAGGCTTCACTCTAAGAGAGTTCTTCTAATTCTTGATGGTATAGACCACTCGGATCAATTAAAAGTATTAGTGGGAACTCGTAATTGGTTTGGTAAAGGAAGTAGAATCATCATCACAACAAGAGATCAACACTTGTTGACTGCTCAGGGAGTTGATTCAACATATGAGATGATGGGATTGAATCAAGATGATGCTTTTCACTTATTTTGTTGGCAAGCTTTCAAAAGTGAGAAACCGGTTGACGGTTATGGAGAGTTTGTAGAACAGATCATAAATTATGCTGGGAGACTTCCACTAGTTTTAACAGTACTTGGTTCAGATTTATATGGcagaattaaaaaagagtgggAAAGTGCTTTGGATCAGTACAGGAAAATCCATCACCAAGATAttcaaaaaatacttcaaaCGAGTTATGATAGATtaagtgaaaatgaaaaaaatgtttttcttgACATTGCATGTTTTTTCAATGGACAACAGCTTTATATTGTCACTTGGATGCTAGATAGTTTTGGTTCTGACCCAAACTTTTCGATCCCAAGACTAAGGGAGAAGAGTCTTATTTCGGAATTTCACGGAATATTGCGAATGCATAACTTGTTACAAGATATGGATAGAGAAATTGTTTGA
- the LOC122296238 gene encoding disease resistance protein Roq1-like produces MKRLRLFRCRNAHFSEELNCLPNSISVLDWPDCPLQSMPSEFRGDKLSILLMPGSSKFKNLTAMNFDDCQSITKFLDISRCPNLKKINLSDCKNLVEVHDSVEFLDKLDTLNLSGCNKLKRLPSRLQLRSLQLLDLDNCSSLQNFPEIECEMEHLQEVFLLGTAIEELPSSIRYLTRLSRLFLSRCVNLKRLPSSIYQLRSLKYIGLDYCPNIISFGMEEEEELHNGQPTPYVVSTSWENEASLGAELFPLPPPTKSTSSLHLFLKDSGLSKSNFFRLSNCFLNLGRLDLSGSDIVSIPASIKTFVGLSALYLYNCKQLQEIMELPPNLLLLIASGCTSLERLPEISKKFYFPRLEFINLTRCFKVNVGNCMPNPAWNGDFEMIFPGNKIPDWFSHCKDTSNSHRCKFDIKWSPPYNLDDIIGISLCAIFEPVGTRSLEVCVRGKPEDMRPDYYVREFAEIDSDHVWLRYPTTEDIWSLQDVSVGRADDHLRIIFKNCIPDNSLIFKRCGVHILYKHHDEHNAKDHENVDVHLDAPIEDIGNLANPMDHGSQLSKRRRIDYDDDWNVLNPTCTHNVIMMMITTLDIKLLYI; encoded by the exons ATGAAAAGACTCAGATTATTTAGATGTCGCAATGCACATTTTTCTGAAGAACTTAATTGTCTACCTAATTCAATAAGTGTGCTTGATTGGCCTGATTGTCCTTTACAATCTATGCCATCTGAATTTCGTGGAGACAAACTCTCTATTCTACTCATGCCTGGAAGTTCGAAATTTAAG AATCTCACGGCTATGAATTTCGATGATTGTCAATCCATAACGAAATTTCTGGACATTTCAAGGTGtccaaatttgaagaaaataaatcttaGTGATTGTAAAAATCTGGTTGAAGTTCATGATTCTGTTGAATTCCTTGATAAGCTTGATACATTAAATCTTTCTGGATGTAACAAACTAAAGAGACTTCCAAGTAGACTGCAGTTGAGATCTCTGCAACTCCTTGATCTTGATAATTGCTCAAGCCTTCAAAACTTTCCTGAAATAGAATGTGAAATGGAACATTTACAAGAAGTCTTCTTATTAGGCACCGCAATAGAAGAATTGCCATCATCCATTAGGTACCTCACTAGGCTTTCACGTTTATTCCTAAGTAGATGTGTAAACCTGAAGCGTCTACCAAGTAGCATTTATCAGTTGAGATCTCTAAAATATATTGGACTCGATTATTGTCcaaatattataagttttgggatggaggaggaggaggagttgCATAATGGACAACCCACGCCCTATGTAGTGTCTACAAGCTGGGAAAATGAAGCTTCATTGGGTGCAGAATTATTCCCATTGCCGCCTCCAACAAAATCAACATCTTCTCTGCACTTGTTTCTTAAGGACTCTGGCCTATCAAAATCGAATTTCTTTAGGCTATCTAATTGCTTTCTCAATCTGGGTAGGCTAGACCTATCAGGTAGTGATATCGTAAGCATTCCAGCAAGCATCAAAACATTTGTTGGATTGTCGGCACTTTATTTGTATAATTGCAAGCAACTTCAAGAAATCATGGAGTTGCCACCGAATCTTCTTTTGCTTATTGCTAGTGGATGCACGTCACTGGAAAGATTACCAgaaatatcaaaaaaattttatttcccaCGGCTAGAATTTATTAACTTGACCAGATGCTTTAAAGTGAATGTGGGGAATTGTATGCCAAACCCTGCATGGAATGGA gattttgaaatgatatttccgGGAAATAAGATTCCAGATTGGTTCAGCCATTGCAAGGACACTTCAAATAGTCATCGGTGTAAATTTGATATTAAATGGTCCCCACCGTATAATTTGGATGACATCATAGGAATTTCTCTTTGTGCTATTTTTGAACCGGTTGGGACTAGGAGTTTGGAAGTTTGCGTCAGAGGAAAACCCGAGGATATGAGGCCCGACTATTATGTACGAGAATTTGCTGAAATTGATTCAGATCATGTATGGTTAAGGTACCCAACTACAGAAGATATTTGGAGCCTACAAGATGTGAGTGTAGGTCGGGCAGATGATCATCTGAggattatatttaaaaactgtATCCCAGATAATTCTTTGATCTTCAAACGCTGCGGAGTTCATATTTTATACAAACACCATGATGAACATAATGCAAAAGATCATGAAAATGTTGATGTCCATTTGGATGCACCCATTGAAGATATTGGAAATTTAGCAAATCCAATGGATCATGGAAGTCAACTTTCTAAGAGGCGTCGTATTGATTATGATGATGATTGGAATGTATTGAATCCGACATGTACCCACAACGTCATTATGATGATGATCACAACCTTGGACATCAAACTC ttatatatataa